Within the Cololabis saira isolate AMF1-May2022 chromosome 22, fColSai1.1, whole genome shotgun sequence genome, the region ttcggcgCTGGGCAATacagactttcagctccctccaaagattttctattgggttcaggtgtggacaggtgtcttttatacaggtaacgagttcaaacaggtgcagttaatacaggtaatgagtggagaacaggagggcttcttaaagaagaactaacaggtctgtgagagccggaagtcttactggttgacagatgatcaaatacttatgtcatgcaataaaatgcaaattaattacttaaaaatcatacaatgtgattttctggattttttttttagattccatcactcacagttgaagagtacctatgataaaaaattacagacttctacatgctttgcaagtgggaaaacctgcaaaattggcagtgtatcaaatacttgttctccccactgtacaatgtaactttcaagtttgttttccatgtaattTTGTTAAATTAGAGCAAACAGTTATGATGATAGGTCTTCCTGCTCCATCTAAAGATACAGACGTTTGGTCAAGATGGTGTCAAATATTGCACTAACATATTCTCAATGTTTTCAAAAGTGGGGGAAACAAAACTAAACTGCCCaccatttgttttctttgcatttttaGTACAATTGGACCATTAGCAATGTTCTTTCCAAATTCTGGTTTCTGGCTTCCTTCAACCTGCCGATACCAGTTTTGCCTGtctgtttggttcttttccctACAACTATAATCACATGAATACATTAACTTGATCAACCTTAAACGATAGCAGGGGCGCCAGGTGTGCACTCTACTGGTTTTGTTCCTTTAACCTTCGCTAGTATCATAACAATCACCATGCTCAGCAGAGAGATGCTATTTTAAGTGTTGGTTTaagtcaggggtgtccaaagtcggtctcTGAGGCCCACTGTACTACatgctttaaatgtttccctgtttccacacacctgattctaatcaatgctCGTCATCAGCTCGACTTCAAGGTCAGTATAACTGTTAATGACCCAGCCATGTCTGTCAGGGTCACGGAAacgtctaaaacctgcaggacaccggccctcgaggaaaaaagtgacttttttgttgttgtttttgtcatctCTGCAGGCTTTGTCACGACCGCCAATCCCCTCCCACAAGGTTCCCCCCTACCGAGGCGTTTCTGCCCGGTTTCGTCCCTCAGTGCTCTCCCAGAGCACCCCTATCGGGCTGGACCGTGTGGGGCGGCGCAGACTCCACAGAGTGCTCAGCGGTAAGAACTGGCCTTGTTTATGTGTAACAAGGATTCAGACATTTCTGTCTGGGAGCAAATGGGGGTCGAGGAATGTCAATAAGCGTGTTGGAAGAAAATGTTGACATTGAGCcaggtgtgggtgtttgtgcATTTGTGACTTGTTTTCTGTGTCGGCGCCGTGCAGTTTCATAATCTCTGCATGAATGTCGCAGATGGTACGTCTGGGTGCTCTGCCACACTCGATGACAGCGTGAGCGAGGAGGAGATGGGAAGCTTTGATGAACTCAATGATGTCACGCCCTACCTCCAGCCGGGAGTTGAGCTCTCTGCGCTCAACAAGGTGAGGTCGAGGAGAACTTTTCATCTCCAAAAGTTGTGCATCAAATTCACAATGAAGCATTTTATCTTGCTGTTCATCTCCGTCATGAGCAGCCAAGagaaaatgtttgtgtttgcaaaATATTTGGCCACAGCTCAGCAGAACAGACAACCGCTGCCATGTCCGCATGACTAGGCATAATCTTAAAATGTTAGATTTAGGCTTAAGAGTCCATGTAATTGTATGTTTATTTTCCTCAGTGGATAAGCTCTGGCCATGCGGTGTATGCTGAAGCTCTCTGGGATCATGTGACCATGGAGGAGCAGGAACTGGCCTTCAAGGCTGGAGACGTTATCCACGTCCTGGATGCCTCACATAAGGACTGGTGGTGGGGAAGGGGAGCTGACCGGGAAGCCTGGTTCCCTTCCAGCTTTGTTAGGGTAAGTGGACGTTCTGACCTCCCTGTGTGTGATGCATGTTTGCTCTCCAGCAGCACAGAAAAGACCAGCAAACCAGCTTAGCTCCGAACAAACCTCAGCAGTCCTCTGAATAGTGTGTTTAAAGGCTCAAACCTCAGCGGTCCGGTGGGTTTCTGTGGTGACGACAAGTGATTGGCAGTTGAGTCCTAATTAGGCAGGTTGTGGTAACCATGGTGAAGTGACTTGATTGGCAGATGGGCATCTGCTGTGTAATTGCTTGTTGCTGAATCAGTGATTGATGAGCATTGACTGTTTAAGCTTGCACATGTTGTTACTATAGTGATGTGAAGTACTCTTTTGTCATATGAGTAGTTATTGTTCTTCCTGTAGGAATTAACTTAGTTTGCATAATGAGCTGTAGATCTTTATTTGAGTTCACTAAATCTCCAGAAATGTGTAAAGGAATTTGTTTTATTCGTTTGCTTTTATCAATAAAAAACCCCCATTTAAAAATGAGTATTGATAATGCTATTCTGTTCTTTCTCTGGTGGATTTGTTTCAGGTGCGCGTTAACCAAGAGGACTCGAGCGCTGAGAGTGTGGAGAGCGTTGCGGGCCAGGAAGATCCAGTTCCCGGGGACGCACACAGTACTCAGCACAAGGAGCAGATGAGAACCAATGTGGTTCAGGAAATAATGAATACTGAACGCATTTACATCAAACACCTGAAAGACATCTGTGAGGTATTGCCCAATGTTCTCCGTCTGCTGGTCCCTCATGCTTAATTTGCAGAAAACTTTAAGACAGTCCTAAATTCCAGTACGTACCTAGTATTTGTGGCTACTTTTCCAGAAATTACAATATGTTTACCCAAAATGTTTATTTGTGCTCTATAGCACCACCTTTTGGCTACTTTTGATACTTGTCATGGCTGGAGTGGGTATAAATAATgctggttttgtttgtttcagggTTACATCCGTCAGTGCCGGAAACATCCTGACATGTTCACAGAGCCGCAACTGAAGACCATTTTCAGCAATATAGAGGACATCTACAAATTCCAGAGGCAGTTCCTCAGAGATCTGGAGAAGAATTACAACAGAGAACAACCCCATCTCAGTGAAATAGGTTCCTGTTTTCTCCTGCAGGTTGTGACAATACTTAAAATCCTCTGCAAAGCTCAACAGACccagtgtcatcaacagaatagCTTTGTTCATGTaatatttgtttctcttaaagGGGGAAGGCTTCTCAATCTACTCGGACTACTGTAACACTCATCCTGCTGCCTGTGCTGAGCTGCAGCGCCTCATGAAGTTGGGGAAATACAAACATTTCTTCGAGGCCTGCCGTTTGCTGCAACAGATGATTGACATTTCCATCGCTGGTTTCTTACTCACACCTGTCCAGAAGATCTGCAAATACCCACTGCAGCTGGGAGAACTGCTCAAGTACACACCTAAAGAACACAGGTAAAGACTCTACATCAGCATTTATGCTATAGCATCACATTTTTCAAATGTTGAGTGCTCAGTTAAAATATGCTCATGCAGAGGTTATATTACTCTCACAGACGCATGCAAAAAAACAGAAGTCCCCGGGTTATCTCCATGCTTGTAAGAGTCACATGTTCATGGGTTGATTAGTTTTTCAACTGCAGGTGATTAAATTTGTCTGCAAGAATAACTAACTAGTAAAAATAATTGATTCATGAGCATGTTTTATTGCGTATTTGATATTTGACATAAATGTGATGTCATGGTACACTTCATGCCAACTGAATGGCCTACATTAAATATACTGATCTGCTGCGTCACTGATAGTGAATGACATTGGTCATTTGAAAACAGTTTTGGCTGATTTGCATGGATCATAAGCGGTTTGGTTATTGCTTTAGAAATACTACGTgctacaacaaaaaacatattttaccacAGTGTATACTGAAGCTAGTTATAGCAATGAAGTTCTTTACATTTACTATTTATCCGCTGCACTTTCAAAATCTAATCAAGATGCACACAATTACTCTCGCTATACCAACGCTGTTTTAAATCACTTCAGTAATTATTAATgctccatctttttctttacCTTGCACACAGAAATCTTAATGTTTAGATTCGCTGAACTCGGACATCGGTTTGTAAACGAAGCCTTTAAGCTTGGCTCCTCCTTTCTGGCACTAACGCTGTTCAAAGGCCAGCTGCACAGTGAAGCAGTAAatcagaggaaaataaaaacaaattgttATGCAGCAGCTATGTTCCCAGCACTCGCATGAACACATCCACCCCTCTGCACACAACTCACTCAGATTTTATGTGAAGTTTGAACTACAAATGTTTATACTTTCACGAGGGAGGATGAAAGACAGGGTGAAGTGACCTGAGCTATGTTTTCATGTTCCTCATCCTTACATGGTGCCATTTTCTGAATCTGTGCACTcacaataaagaataaatatggCAGCTACCAGTTGAGGGCGGTATCTTTGCTGAGAAACGCATCACCAAACACTTTGATTGGATTTGGTTTAAAAGAATGCACCATTTATTATTTTctcatcgtacaaatgttctgCTTTGTGAAAATATCAAAGAAATGCCTGGTTGTCTAAGTATTTTTAGACATTGTATTTTTCGTACGGGGTCCTTGTACTCACTGGTGCCTTACTGTTTGATTGCAGTGATCACACTGGTGTCAGTAAAGCATACGAGGCTATGAAGAATGTCGCCAGTTTAATAAATGAGAGGAAGAGGCGGCTGGAGAGTATCGACACCATTGCTCACTGGCAGGTTGCTATTTTGCACTGGGAGGTGAGCACGACTACTTGTTGGATATTAACTTTAGAAATATTTTGCCAAACTTATGTAAAGTGAGTGAATGTGTGTTGAAGGGGCCAGACGTGCTGGAGCGCAGCTCTGAACTCATCCATTCTGGTGAGCTCACCCTCGTGGTCCGGCAAGgtaaaatgcagcagcgcagcTTCTTCCTCTTTGACCACCAGCTGGTCTACTGCAAAAAAGACGTCCTGCGCCGGGACCTGCTCCACTACCGTGGACGGCTGGATATGGACCAGATGGAGGTGGCGGAGGTGCCCGACGGGCGGGACCCGGACCTGGGCCTGACCCTGAGGAATGCTCTGCGCCTGCGCCACGCCTCGACTCTGGAGTTCATGTGCATGCTGTGCTGCAGGAAGGCCCAGGACAAGCAGAGGTGGTTACAAGCCTTTGccaaggagagacacagagtcaAGGAGGACAAAGAGATGGGTGAGTCACTCTGAATACAAACAGCCACTGTGGAAAGATGTCAAATTAAAGATGAATTGTTGCCATAAAGTGGGTGACGGTAAATATTTTGAACTGAAGGTgtattatgttttgttttttgtttttcttcaattCAGGAATAGATATCAGTGAAGAACAAAGGAAACAGGCCATTGCTAATGCCAGAAGACCCAAACATGGGAAGCTCAAAAGTAAGGAAAATATTTTGCCTCATGTTGTTAAGATGCTCTTCAATTGGTTTTAATTTAacttagtttttgtaattgtgttttttttttttttttgtcatgctTTCAACCTTTTTAGCCTCCATCCCACCGCACCACCAAAACCTTCCACCGCTTCAACAGCGTCACGTCACCATACCGACCAGCGTGCCTCAGCAGCAGGTCTTTTCACTGGCTGAACCCCCAAAACGAAAGCCTCACCACCTGTTGTACACCATCACCCGCAGTGccttttttaagaaatgaggcTTTGctttgtcgttttttttttttccccactcttTTCTGCCTCATCAGAGCAAACCCAAACCGTCCTGAAGTCtcaaagatttttcttttcttgtatgTGAATGTACTGTCAGGTTTTGTTTCCGTGCCTCCATGTGTCTCGTCTTTTTGGATGTTTAAACTCGGTGCCTACAATTTTAGAGGGGCATGACAAAAGTGTTAAAATACTGACTGTTTTATTGGTTTGTGAAAATGCTGCTTACCCAAGGTGCCCctcctttttgttttaattctagctgacagtttgttttttgtttagttttttttaaattatgacaACAATGTATATCCTGCTTTTACACTGACAAAGATGGCTTTagctttttgcccccccccaccccccaacaaAGGCTGGACCCTTTTGCTGTGAGTCTGTTAGCTCTGAGCACAAAGCGGCCAGAGGATAAACTACTCATTCACATAACTTGTTTAACACTGTAAATAAAACTGTTGTACAAACACATCCAATGAGGGTTTTGTCACTTTGATATAATTGTATCTGTTCAGGCAGAAAGCCCGTTTATTAGTCTCAGTAGGAGACTTCTGCCCCGGGCTGGTGAATATGAGTTCATGGGAGTTTGATCAAAGGCAGCGATGGAAAGTAATGAATGAAACCTTAGCCCTTGAACTGGAGGTGGCGCGTTGTCCACAGTGAGCTCCCTCTTTCTCCACAGCTCATCTGTGCTGGAGGATCTGGTTTCGGACAGCTGTTAACGGAGGACCCAGCCGGCGTGGTGTACGGCTCAAAGCCCTTTTTCTGCCGCTCTTTATGTAAGAGAATTATTGTTCTGATAGCGAAGAGAATGGAGCTGAAAAACCAagtaagaatgagatgataaTGGCTCACTAAGATACCTGTCATGGGTGCAATGCAAGAGGAGACAAATGGAGATGAGGATGCATCTCAACTGGACGCTGCCAGTGTAAGTAAGATAAAGTAGGGAAAGGACATTTTAGAACaccatccttttctttttgttgtttatcaAAGCATTTAGTCAGTTATATCATGCTTATCATCCTAAATCATGCATGctcagctttaatttgagcagCAATCCTAACAGGGGAATGCTTTTGTAATTCTGTAGAAAGCATCCAACTGCATTTGGACAAATTATCTAATAagaaaatgtcacatttttcaTACTTGGAGTCCTACATACATTTTTCAACTCATGAACATTAATGATTGGCTGTGTTGCTTTGCCAGACCTTTACTGCAGCTGTCTTTGATTTGGGGGTCTTTGTGCCTGCTTTTATCTTCAAGTAAAATTAAACTTGATTGGGTTGAGATAACTTGATTGATTTTGGTGAATATTCTGCATCTTTACATTCAAAAATTAACTAAGTATGTTTACTGTCATTGCTCATATATACTCTGCAACACCATTCAATCAGCATTCCTGTATTTGGCTGAACCTGAGTGGAGCATATCTTACTTGAATCTTCATCCAGCTGCTTCTGTTTGCTGTCATTTATCAAACACGAGTGACCCAGAGCTGTGCATCACGCTGCTTCCACACGTTTTAGAGATTATGTTTGAACAGTTTGCTTTGAATCATGAGGCTTTACAATCCTCCCTTGTACATATTTTTTCTTGTCCTTCTGGTTAGGGTTGTTCTTAGTTTCAAATGTCCAAGGAATGTTGTTGCGTAACTGGTTTTGCCCTTTTAAGTTATCCTTTCTGTTCTTGAACTTTatgcttgtttatttttttatttttccagtttttgCATGTTCGGTTTAAAAAATGTCGAAACGTCATCCTAAGAAAGCACTCTGTAATCTATATCTAGTGTAATCTTTGCAGTATGAATAAGAAATGATGAAGGAACACCCTAAACCTGTCCATAGGGACTCAAACTACCAAAGATGCCttattgaatttgaattttaaTAAACTCCAACTAAGAGAGTCTGCATGCTATTTTGATAAATGTCAAGAAATTATGTAAGTGTCTTAGTGATTCCAGACTAACTTTATGACATCCAGCCAGCAATGCAGATTTGCATAATCTTgagtctttcatttttatttattttctgagcAGTAGCTTATGTGTCTGCTCCTGCAGACCAAGAGGTCTGTTCACAGAGCCGAGCTTTTGAAGCACATCTGTGTGCTTCGTAGTTTattaaatatgtgtaaaatagattaactttttcCCCCCTGCGGGACTCCATACCCTGCTAACTTGTGATGGATTAAGAGCCATTTGTGCAGTATGGAATGACACTGAATGAATAATAGATGTGCACTGGGTAACTCAATGAGAGCTGAGTGCATCGGATGATGGTATTGCTTTGGAACCAGCCAGCCTCCATCCTTTGACTGGCTAACGAGTTAATGTGGCACTTCTTGGACAAACTTTTGTTCAAACACTCAAAGACTTTGAAATCGTTCAGGGATGAGAGGATTGTTGCAGCAGGGCTATGCCCTTTTGATGTTTCTCCTTCAAAACAGTCATGTTTCAGCCACAAAAACAGCTTCCCTCTACAATTAAACCCTGATGGCTTTTATAGTTTATTGAGAGACATTTGTATGCTCATTCCATTTATTTTCAGCACCATATACCACATCTCGATTCGGATCAGGACATCCTGAATTGCGCTAGTTAAAGGTCAAAGAAAATGAAGTGCATCTGTAGAGGGGTGTGACTGTATCCCCCTTTTGGGCTGCAGGTCACGGATGTGTCCGTGGAGGTGGCCACTGTGGATCACACGCTGCAGAAGCTGCGCAGGATCTACAGAAAAACTAGACGAAGGCCCAAGGGACTCCAAAGGCTGTGGGCTTATCTGCTGAACGTCCCACACATCGCTGTCATCATTGCAGCCGTGCTgtttgtggtggtggtggtcatATGGTCCCTGCTGTGGGTCTTCATATGTAAGTGGTTGTGTAATTGTTCACCTGAAGTGGTACCACGTGTCCGACAACACCTACTGATTGGTAAACATATAAGTTACACCATATAATAGAGGTtcaattagatttttttcagttcGCAGGGAAAGTAACAGTGGAGCATACTTTGCTGGGATGTTCCGTGTTGCCAATGTGGAGTTTATCCCAGAGTACCGTCAGGCAGAGTCCTATGAGTTTGTATCCATGGCAAACAAAATACAACACGTGGTAGGTTATCAGTGTGACGTTATTGATAATGGTTAGTGCAGAAATAAGAAAGTGTAGTGTTTATTGCCAGTGTCTCGCAGGTGGGCAATGTGTTCAAGATGTCATCGGTGTCAAGACTCTACAAGCAAGCTGTCATTTCAGACCTCAGGTACGGCTGGAGTATCggcagtactcgagatgaggggggattgcatcccccctgaaataaagagtcaaaatcatcccccctgtaaaactgccatccccctttccatcccttatgtcatttcatcaatgaatgtggttttactgctatttcaacatttagagtcatcaccagaaaaataacttatttgacaattttcacctctttcaagtaaattttcacttgaaataagtagaaaaatctgccagtgggacaagacttatcttcttattacaagcaaaacaatcttgttccactggtagatttttctacttatttcaagtgaaaatctacttgaaacaggtgaaaattgttgttttttccagtgatgagtcttgttttaagtatgagattttttttactaaaatgagacattttaactagaaataggacaaatattcttattttgagtttttgcagagatccatttacttatcctgtgaaggagagaatcattgataagttcagaaaactgttttttaagtgttttgatgtattttaagcccagtggatatttaaagcttataaaaggctgcatttaactgctgctatgtcattcctgcagtatttctgcaggtgttttggtcagtgctattatttgtaatatattatattatttgtaatcagcacaaattatctgtccccatatgctAAAATccgccatcccccctgatttttttttacaactcaagtactgagtatcGGTTACCATCTGCAGAAAGCATGAAGAATTGAAGTCTTATCCTTTTTTTACCTGTGTTTTTCCCCTACGTTCTCCTAAGTCACAACAATAAAGGGGGTGTGTTGGTGCATTTCTGGATGGTGTTTATAGTTCCCCAGCTAAAGAGCACAGCAATGTGTGAGGAGTGTATAGAGGCCATTCTCAGAGACTCTGTCCACACCAGCCTGAAGAACCGGTCCTCTGTGGGCTACCTGCTCGGCCTCCCGGTCGATATGGACTCCATCCTCATCAACGGTGTGTTTGTCCGTCCATCTATCCTTATACCTGAAAACCTGTTCATCCCAGCATCTTTAGTAAAATGGACTGCTCTGCACCTTGACAGGTGTTCAGCGTTCAGATTATACGTCGAACACTGCAGGTAGGCAGCAACAACAATAgctggggaagaaaaaaaatcattgtgttccatgttttcagtgtttAAATCACTCTCCTCCCAGATTCACAGTGTGTGGATAAGCTGTATACCAACCTTCCTGGAGTCAGCGTCCCTTTAAACGTCTACTCGTCATGGGGGGGTCTGAACTGCCACGTAAAGCTCACCGCCGTGCCTGGCTCTCTCATCCGCCTGACCATTGCCTCTTTTCTTATTGAGGCCAGCGACTGTGTGAATGATGCCCTCACTGTGTATGATGCTCTGCTGCCCATGAGAGGGCGCGTTCTGCACAGGTGAGTCTGCAGCAAACTACCAACTTCattgtttttcttaaattggtCCATGCATTATAATACCACAgatgaataaaacattgttCTATATATTTACTGTTGATCTTCTTGAAACAGTGCCAATAGACAACAGTAGTATGCATGAAAAACAATGCAAataaaagtaacttttactaTTATTTAGCAAAAATATCAGTATTTGTTCTATTAATCGGTACAAAACATTAATTTATCTTTAGTGTAAGTTATAGGTTAGTCACTCCATAAccatccatgttttttttttttttatgtgaggaTCTTTATACTGTTGAAGCGTCCAGTCGGCTCAACTTTAGTTTCTGACATAACATTTTTCAAACACTCTTGTTTGATATGACTACTAGACTGATACAACTATACAATTAACGTCCAGACCCTGATGCAAGAAGGAGTCCCGAATGAGTGCATTTGTGTTTGTTGCCAAAACATGCTGACTGTTTCTGAAGtcataacctttttttttttttttttgagcctcTTCCTCTGCATGTCCTGTCAGTGAATTTTTCTTGCTGATTATGGCTCCAGACACTATGACCCCAATAATTATCTTATTTTCTAGGAATCCATTT harbors:
- the spata13 gene encoding spermatogenesis-associated protein 13 isoform X2, which codes for MRLFSNSRKIPVSSHSPSTDSPTSTHSNDSNSGPLPATGLAGFGVVDSFKKLRSSVLQGIQSKGAISHNGEHVSLPEQELVNGSAVSGTNPGLANAAFHSKTAEGYNVSNGNLTGQMFAATSQYGSDIEDYDDEETEGDGLTRNSRFSRSIRRAYGAGRISLLDMMNGRQVGSNPNQTALTTEKLSQTSKADVLTEEPNENTNVKVLSRLSKSAENLHIFKAPFRRKPPSPSPQEDPQRNSSLNGRPNIQRTSSASSVDLRDHAGGHRRGLVKTKAPMLKLVGSMTDLTVRRRRSPSPSPTSPSPLSPLTRLHDDYSRRIPCLQNSERQRRPLTTAVQVSSCHEHAPLIHHQPENYTSQEPHTVIIDPLSSEPPETTEHIYPAISAHHDTLMLPVATTGSYNHMVECISSTFNQKEPLQHQGQTESSPLPDEVTSYRQEQKSLLQTEEYSPAASSTPSVSSACLPESPVSPTSPTDTETPAVKPRRRNGRPRPRPISDYAQLVSRKHSIPEEAAELLHEERTADTLLHKGCGNHGNGNSPESSGIKGDVQKQRPISVAGAGDLFSADAELKEDHLACALSRPPIPSHKVPPYRGVSARFRPSVLSQSTPIGLDRVGRRRLHRVLSDGTSGCSATLDDSVSEEEMGSFDELNDVTPYLQPGVELSALNKWISSGHAVYAEALWDHVTMEEQELAFKAGDVIHVLDASHKDWWWGRGADREAWFPSSFVRVRVNQEDSSAESVESVAGQEDPVPGDAHSTQHKEQMRTNVVQEIMNTERIYIKHLKDICEGYIRQCRKHPDMFTEPQLKTIFSNIEDIYKFQRQFLRDLEKNYNREQPHLSEIGSCFLLQGEGFSIYSDYCNTHPAACAELQRLMKLGKYKHFFEACRLLQQMIDISIAGFLLTPVQKICKYPLQLGELLKYTPKEHSDHTGVSKAYEAMKNVASLINERKRRLESIDTIAHWQVAILHWEGPDVLERSSELIHSGELTLVVRQGKMQQRSFFLFDHQLVYCKKDVLRRDLLHYRGRLDMDQMEVAEVPDGRDPDLGLTLRNALRLRHASTLEFMCMLCCRKAQDKQRWLQAFAKERHRVKEDKEMGIDISEEQRKQAIANARRPKHGKLKTSIPPHHQNLPPLQQRHVTIPTSVPQQQVFSLAEPPKRKPHHLLYTITRSAFFKK
- the spata13 gene encoding spermatogenesis-associated protein 13 isoform X3, with the protein product MVLAHCVPFQCLCRGPDPDREKQEVTSYRQEQKSLLQTEEYSPAASSTPSVSSACLPESPVSPTSPTDTETPAVKPRRRNGRPRPRPISDYAQLVSRKHSIPEEAAELLHEERTADTLLHKGCGNHGNGNSPESSGIKGDVQKQRPISVAGAGDLFSADAELKEDHLACALSRPPIPSHKVPPYRGVSARFRPSVLSQSTPIGLDRVGRRRLHRVLSDGTSGCSATLDDSVSEEEMGSFDELNDVTPYLQPGVELSALNKWISSGHAVYAEALWDHVTMEEQELAFKAGDVIHVLDASHKDWWWGRGADREAWFPSSFVRVRVNQEDSSAESVESVAGQEDPVPGDAHSTQHKEQMRTNVVQEIMNTERIYIKHLKDICEGYIRQCRKHPDMFTEPQLKTIFSNIEDIYKFQRQFLRDLEKNYNREQPHLSEIGSCFLLQGEGFSIYSDYCNTHPAACAELQRLMKLGKYKHFFEACRLLQQMIDISIAGFLLTPVQKICKYPLQLGELLKYTPKEHSDHTGVSKAYEAMKNVASLINERKRRLESIDTIAHWQVAILHWEGPDVLERSSELIHSGELTLVVRQGKMQQRSFFLFDHQLVYCKKDVLRRDLLHYRGRLDMDQMEVAEVPDGRDPDLGLTLRNALRLRHASTLEFMCMLCCRKAQDKQRWLQAFAKERHRVKEDKEMGIDISEEQRKQAIANARRPKHGKLKTSIPPHHQNLPPLQQRHVTIPTSVPQQQVFSLAEPPKRKPHHLLYTITRSAFFKK